In the genome of Populus trichocarpa isolate Nisqually-1 chromosome 6, P.trichocarpa_v4.1, whole genome shotgun sequence, one region contains:
- the LOC7492257 gene encoding serine/threonine-protein kinase AFC1 isoform X3 — translation MHDLRLIHTDLKPENILLVSSEYIKVPDYKFLSRSTKDGSYFKNLPKSSAIKLIDFGSTTFEHQDHNYVVSTRHYRAPEVVLGLGWNYPCDIWSVGCILVELCSGEALFQTHENLEHLAMMERVLGPLPQHMAIRADRRAEKYFRRGARLDWPEGATSRESMRAVTKLPRLPNIIMQHVDHSAGDLIDLLQGLLRYDPAERLKAREALRHPFFSRDLRRYGYPV, via the exons ATGCATGATTTACGTCTGATTCACACTGACTTGAAGCCTGAAAATATTCTACTTGTTTCCTCTGAGTACATCAAAGTGCCAGATTACAAG TTTCTTTCACGGTCCACAAAAGATGGTTCCTACTTCAAGAATCTTCCCAAGTCAAGTGCTATTAAGCTCATTGATTTTGGAAGTACTACATTTGAACATCAGGATCACAACTATGTGGTGTCAACACGGCATTATCGTGCACCAGAGGTTGTTTTAG GTCTTGGGTGGAACTATCCCTGTGATATATGGAGTGTGGGCTGCATACTTGTTGAATTATGTTCT GGTGAGGCCCTTTTTCAAACTCATGAGAACTTGGAACATCTTGCCATGATGGAGAGGGTTTTAGGACCTCTGCCACAACACATGGCGATCAGGGCTGA TCGACGTGCTGAGAAATATTTCAGGAGAGGTGCGCGATTGGATTGGCCTGAGGGTGCAACTTCAAGAGAAAGCATGAGAGCAGTTACGAAGTTGCCTCGTCTGCCA AACATAATAATGCAGCACGTGGATCATTCTGCCGGTGATTTAATTGATCTCTTGCAAGGACTCCTAAGATATGACCCAGCAGAGCGGCTCAAAGCCAGGGAAGCGTTGAGGCACCCATTCTTCTCAAGAGATCTTAGAAGATATGGCTACCCCGTGTAA
- the LOC7492257 gene encoding serine/threonine-protein kinase AFC1 isoform X1 — protein METQRITEFPHKNMDKRPKKRQRLTWGVPPPLLAPPKQVIPGMFCGYGFYNGNGSPPWRPDDKDGHYVFAIGENLTPRYRILSKMGEGTFGQVLECFDNEKKEGVAIKIVRSIHKYREAAMIEIDVLQRLARHDFGSTRCVQIRNWFDYRNHICIVFEKLGPSLYDFLRKNSYRSFPIDLVRELGRQLLESVAFMHDLRLIHTDLKPENILLVSSEYIKVPDYKFLSRSTKDGSYFKNLPKSSAIKLIDFGSTTFEHQDHNYVVSTRHYRAPEVVLGLGWNYPCDIWSVGCILVELCSGEALFQTHENLEHLAMMERVLGPLPQHMAIRADRRAEKYFRRGARLDWPEGATSRESMRAVTKLPRLPNIIMQHVDHSAGDLIDLLQGLLRYDPAERLKAREALRHPFFSRDLRRYGYPV, from the exons ATGGAAACGCAGAGAATAACAGAGTTTCCACATAAAAACATGGATAAGCGTCCCAAGAAACGACAACGTTTAACATGGGGCGTACCTCCTCCTCTCTTAGCTCCTCCAAAG CAGGTGATTCCTGGGATGTTTTGTGGGTATGGGTTTTACAATGGGAATGGTTCACCTCCTTGGAGACCTGATGATAAAGATGGACATTATGTTTTCGCCATTGGAGAGAATTTGACTCCGCGCT ACAGGATTCTTAGCAAGATGGGTGAAG GAACTTTTGGGCAGGTCTTGGAATGTTTtgataatgaaaagaaagaaggagtGGCAATCAAAATTGTCCGCTCCATACACAAGTATCGCGAAGCTGCAATGATTGAAATTGATGTCCTGCAGAGGCTGGCTAGGCATGATTTTGGTAGCACACG TTGTGTACAAATACGGAATTGGTTTGACTATCGTAATCATATTTGTATT GTATTTGAGAAGCTTGGACCAAGCTTATATGATTTTCTCCGCAAAAACAGCTATCGGTCATTTCCCATTGATCTTGTCCGGGAGCTTGGCAGACAACTTTTGGAGTCTGTTGCAT TTATGCATGATTTACGTCTGATTCACACTGACTTGAAGCCTGAAAATATTCTACTTGTTTCCTCTGAGTACATCAAAGTGCCAGATTACAAG TTTCTTTCACGGTCCACAAAAGATGGTTCCTACTTCAAGAATCTTCCCAAGTCAAGTGCTATTAAGCTCATTGATTTTGGAAGTACTACATTTGAACATCAGGATCACAACTATGTGGTGTCAACACGGCATTATCGTGCACCAGAGGTTGTTTTAG GTCTTGGGTGGAACTATCCCTGTGATATATGGAGTGTGGGCTGCATACTTGTTGAATTATGTTCT GGTGAGGCCCTTTTTCAAACTCATGAGAACTTGGAACATCTTGCCATGATGGAGAGGGTTTTAGGACCTCTGCCACAACACATGGCGATCAGGGCTGA TCGACGTGCTGAGAAATATTTCAGGAGAGGTGCGCGATTGGATTGGCCTGAGGGTGCAACTTCAAGAGAAAGCATGAGAGCAGTTACGAAGTTGCCTCGTCTGCCA AACATAATAATGCAGCACGTGGATCATTCTGCCGGTGATTTAATTGATCTCTTGCAAGGACTCCTAAGATATGACCCAGCAGAGCGGCTCAAAGCCAGGGAAGCGTTGAGGCACCCATTCTTCTCAAGAGATCTTAGAAGATATGGCTACCCCGTGTAA
- the LOC7492256 gene encoding uncharacterized protein LOC7492256: MGNCLVLQANVIKVMKPDGKILEYQAPIKVQQVLSDFSGHAIADSLQAFQHLPPDTSLLGGDHLYYLVPLQLPSPQAKKKKVRFSIPEEEAKDVQEKTSTVVRIKLVISKQELQEMLRKGGVSVDDMVSHLQGQQRVQKVDISGSDSEHKGWKPELESIPERSH, encoded by the coding sequence ATGGGGAATTGCCTGGTTCTGCAAGCAAATGTTATCAAGGTCATGAAACCAGATGGGAAGATCCTTGAATACCAAGCACCCATAAAAGTCCAGCAAGTTCTGTCAGATTTCTCTGGTCATGCAATAGCTGATTCGCTTCAGGCTTTCCAGCATCTTCCGCCAGACACCAGCCTACTTGGTGGAGACCACTTGTACTATCTTGTGCCTCTCCAACTGCCATCCCCACAGgctaagaagaagaaagtaagATTTTCAATTCCAGAGGAGGAGGCCAAAGATGTGCAAGAAAAAACCAGTACTGTGGTGAGAATCAAGCTGGTGATCAGCAAGCAAGAACTGCAGGAGATGCTAAGAAAGGGAGGGGTCTCAGTTGATGATATGGTTTCTCATCTTCAGGGTCAACAGAGAGTGCAAAAGGTGGATATCTCCGGTAGTGATAGTGAACATAAAGGTTGGAAGCCTGAGCTGGAAAGCATACCTGAAAGAAGCCACTAG
- the LOC7492257 gene encoding serine/threonine-protein kinase AFC1 isoform X2 → METQRITEFPHKNMDKRPKKRQRLTWGVPPPLLAPPKVIPGMFCGYGFYNGNGSPPWRPDDKDGHYVFAIGENLTPRYRILSKMGEGTFGQVLECFDNEKKEGVAIKIVRSIHKYREAAMIEIDVLQRLARHDFGSTRCVQIRNWFDYRNHICIVFEKLGPSLYDFLRKNSYRSFPIDLVRELGRQLLESVAFMHDLRLIHTDLKPENILLVSSEYIKVPDYKFLSRSTKDGSYFKNLPKSSAIKLIDFGSTTFEHQDHNYVVSTRHYRAPEVVLGLGWNYPCDIWSVGCILVELCSGEALFQTHENLEHLAMMERVLGPLPQHMAIRADRRAEKYFRRGARLDWPEGATSRESMRAVTKLPRLPNIIMQHVDHSAGDLIDLLQGLLRYDPAERLKAREALRHPFFSRDLRRYGYPV, encoded by the exons ATGGAAACGCAGAGAATAACAGAGTTTCCACATAAAAACATGGATAAGCGTCCCAAGAAACGACAACGTTTAACATGGGGCGTACCTCCTCCTCTCTTAGCTCCTCCAAAG GTGATTCCTGGGATGTTTTGTGGGTATGGGTTTTACAATGGGAATGGTTCACCTCCTTGGAGACCTGATGATAAAGATGGACATTATGTTTTCGCCATTGGAGAGAATTTGACTCCGCGCT ACAGGATTCTTAGCAAGATGGGTGAAG GAACTTTTGGGCAGGTCTTGGAATGTTTtgataatgaaaagaaagaaggagtGGCAATCAAAATTGTCCGCTCCATACACAAGTATCGCGAAGCTGCAATGATTGAAATTGATGTCCTGCAGAGGCTGGCTAGGCATGATTTTGGTAGCACACG TTGTGTACAAATACGGAATTGGTTTGACTATCGTAATCATATTTGTATT GTATTTGAGAAGCTTGGACCAAGCTTATATGATTTTCTCCGCAAAAACAGCTATCGGTCATTTCCCATTGATCTTGTCCGGGAGCTTGGCAGACAACTTTTGGAGTCTGTTGCAT TTATGCATGATTTACGTCTGATTCACACTGACTTGAAGCCTGAAAATATTCTACTTGTTTCCTCTGAGTACATCAAAGTGCCAGATTACAAG TTTCTTTCACGGTCCACAAAAGATGGTTCCTACTTCAAGAATCTTCCCAAGTCAAGTGCTATTAAGCTCATTGATTTTGGAAGTACTACATTTGAACATCAGGATCACAACTATGTGGTGTCAACACGGCATTATCGTGCACCAGAGGTTGTTTTAG GTCTTGGGTGGAACTATCCCTGTGATATATGGAGTGTGGGCTGCATACTTGTTGAATTATGTTCT GGTGAGGCCCTTTTTCAAACTCATGAGAACTTGGAACATCTTGCCATGATGGAGAGGGTTTTAGGACCTCTGCCACAACACATGGCGATCAGGGCTGA TCGACGTGCTGAGAAATATTTCAGGAGAGGTGCGCGATTGGATTGGCCTGAGGGTGCAACTTCAAGAGAAAGCATGAGAGCAGTTACGAAGTTGCCTCGTCTGCCA AACATAATAATGCAGCACGTGGATCATTCTGCCGGTGATTTAATTGATCTCTTGCAAGGACTCCTAAGATATGACCCAGCAGAGCGGCTCAAAGCCAGGGAAGCGTTGAGGCACCCATTCTTCTCAAGAGATCTTAGAAGATATGGCTACCCCGTGTAA
- the LOC7491943 gene encoding pentatricopeptide repeat-containing protein At5g42450, mitochondrial, protein MMQPVQIYRRLIQMKPGFCRLSQLQTLPRKIHSVAFKSNHFLAHEYILKPEHSHFSRNALQVFDTIPDLDVVSATTIIGQFARLHQYREAIQLFSRMLFLNVTPNEFTFGTVIHSSTSLGDLNLGRQFQACAMKMGLNYMVFVGSAVLDSYAKLGSIQEAQRAFEDIQHPNIVSYTALIHGYLKKGRFEEAFELFKQMPERNIVSWNAMIGGFSQMGQNEEAVNLFVEMIREGLVPCQYTFPCAIIAAANIAALEMGRSFHACAIKTMGEFSVFVGNSLISFYAKCGSMEDSLRLFYELPERTIVSWNAVICGFAQNGRGENAVDFYERMRNTGLRPDSVTLLGLLWACNHAGLVDKGYSYFNRARLEHPSLLKPKHYACMVDLLSRCGCFKEAQEFLRDLPFNPGVGFWKALLGGCKIHSNTELGALAGRNILDLDPKDASSYIMLSNAHSAAGRWQDASVIRQEIHARGLKRIPASSWIEIKTKVHVFVNCDMSHHQKDDIYSVLNFLYWEMDSD, encoded by the coding sequence ATGATGCAGCCTGTCCAAATTTACAGAAGACTGATACAGATGAAACCTGGTTTTTGCAGATTATCTCAACTTCAAACCTTACCCAGAAAAATCCACTCAGTAGCTTTTAAATCTAACCACTTTTTAGCACATGAATATATTCTCAAACCAGAACACTCCCATTTCTCTCGAAATGCACTTCAAGTGTTCGATACAATTCCTGACCTGGATGTTGTATCAGCAACAACCATAATTGGTCAGTTTGCTAGGCTGCATCAATACAGAGAAGCAATACAACTCTTCTCTAGAATGCTTTTTTTGAATGTTACGCCCAATGAGTTTACATTTGGCACTGTTATTCACTCCTCAACCTCACTTGGAGACCTTAACTTAGGGAGGCAATTCCAAGCTTGTGCAATGAAGATGGGCCTTAATTACATGGTCTTTGTGGGCAGTGCAGTCTTAGATTCTTATGCCAAGTTGGGTTCTATTCAAGAAGCTCAAAGAGCTTTTGAGGACATACAACATCCTAATATTGTTTCTTACACTGCATTGATACATGGGTACCTCAAGAAAGGGAGGTTTGAAGAGGCATTCGAGCTTTTTAAACAGATGCCGGAGAGAAATATTGTGTCGTGGAATGCGATGATTGGTGGGTTTAGTCAGATGGGACAGAATGAAGAGGCTGTCAATCTTTTTGTTGAGATGATTAGAGAAGGCTTGGTGCCTTGTCAATATACATTTCCTTGTGCTATTATTGCTGCTGCAAATATAGCAGCACTTGAAATGGGCAGAAGTTTTCATGCTTGTGCTATTAAGACAATGGGTGAGTTTAGTGTGTTTGTTGGCAATTCTCTAATTAGCTTTTATGCAAAATGTGGAAGCATGGAAGATAGTCTCCGTCTTTTTTATGAACTTCCTGAAAGAACTATCGTCTCTTGGAATGCTGTGATTTGTGGCTTTGCACAGAATGGGAGAGGAGAGAATGCTGTGGACTTCTATGAAAGAATGAGGAACACCGGTCTGAGACCTGATAGTGTTACGCTACTTGGCCTGTTATGGGCTTGTAATCATGCTGGTCTTGTCGACAAGGGGTATTCGTATTTCAATCGTGCAAGGCTGGAGCACCCCAGTTTGTTAAAACCTAAACATTATGCTTGTATGGTTGATCTACTGTCTCGCTGTGGATGTTTCAAAGAAGCTCAGGAGTTTCTTCGTGACTTGCCTTTCAATCCGGGAGTTGGTTTTTGGAAGGCACTGCTTGGAGGCTGCAAGATACATTCAAATACGGAACTGGGGGCATTAGCCGGGAGAAATATCCTAGATTTGGATCCCAAAGATGCATCATCATATATCATGTTGTCAAATGCACACTCTGCTGCTGGTAGATGGCAGGATGCGTCGGTAATTAGGCAAGAGATTCATGCGAGGGGGTTGAAGAGAATTCCAGCTTCCAGTTGGATCGAAATCAAAACCAAAGTTCATGTCTTTGTCAACTGTGACATGAGTCATCACCAAAAGGATGATATTTATAGTGTCTTGAACTTCTTATATTGGGAAATGGACTCAGATTGA
- the LOC7492255 gene encoding uncharacterized protein LOC7492255 codes for MAGVLNIHNFPLLHSVPGSRKTPKKSIPTIRATSETPTSSTSTSTSTSTSFTAPPNFEPPEPKRFAVRPDKTWDIIGASLALIFRLGTGVFVNGYSVSFVSKDAIPPDQYSLEVAGYKVKETSKLGPRPEKPIEIYEFEGCPFCRKVREIVAVLDLDVLFYPCPKNGPNFRPKVAQMGGKQQFPYMVDPNTGTAMYESDDIIKYLVQKYGDGSIPFTLSLGLLTTLTEGFAMIGRMGKGSSYTPSKLPPKPLELWAYEGSPFCKIVREVLVELELPHIFRSCARGSPKRQILFEKAGHFQAPYIEDPNTGVQMFESAEIVEYLKVTYAAF; via the exons ATGGCTGGAGTACTTAACATCCACAATTTTCCTCTTCTCCATTCAGTTCCTGGCAGCCGTAAAACACCCAAGAAGTCAATTCCTACCATTAGAGCTACCTCAGAGACCCCGACTTCATCTACTTCTACTTCTACTTCTACTTCTACTTCTTTTACTGCACCACCCAATTTCGAGCCACCAGAGCCAAAGCGGTTTGCAGTCAGACCCGACAAGACTTGGGATATTATTGGAGCTTCTCTTGCCTTGATTTTCCGGTTGGGTACTGGTGTTTTTGTTAATGG GTATTCTGTATCTTTTGTTTCCAAGGATGCAATTCCACCCGACCAATATTCTCTGGAAGTAGCTG GTTATAAAGTGAAAGAGACCTCAAAATTAGGCCCTCGACCAGAAAAGCCTATTGAGATATATGAGTTTGAAGG CTGCCCATTCTGTCGGAAG GTTAGAGAAATTGTTGCAGTGTTGGACCTTGATGTTCTGTTTTATCCTTGCCCAAAAAATGGTCCCAATTTTCGTCCCAAGGTCGCTCAGATGGGTGGAAAACAGCAGTTCCCTTACATg GTAGATCCAAATACTGGAACTGCAATGTATGAATCGGACGACATAATTAAGTATTTGGTTCAAAAATATG GTGATGGAAGTATTCCTTTCACGCTGTCGCTTGGTCTTTTAACG ACTCTGACCGAAGGTTTTGCCATGATTGGTCGTATGggaaag GGGTCATCTTATACTCCATCTAAACTGCCACCCAAACCACTTGAACTATGGGCATACGAG GGTTCCCCGTTCTGCAAGATTGTTCGAGAAGTACTTGTAGAATTAGAATTGCCACATATTTTTCGAAG cTGTGCTCGTGGTAGTCCAAAACGACAGATACTATTTGAGAAAGCTGGGCATTTTCAg GCGCCTTACATTGAAGATCCAAATACTGGGGTCCAGATGTTTGAAAGCGCAGAAATTGTGGAATATCTAAAAGTAACATATGCAG CATTTTAG
- the LOC7491944 gene encoding 60S ribosomal protein L23a: protein NGGILALLGLRYLDAKKADAKTQAQKAAKALKSGAPAFKKSKKIRTKVTFHRPRTLKKERNPKYPRISATPRNKLDHYQILKYPLTTELAMKKIEDNNTLVFIVDIRADKKKIRDAVKKMYDIQTKKVNTLIRPDGTKKAYVRLTPDYDALDVANKIGII, encoded by the exons AATGGTGGTATACTTGCTCTCTTGGGTCTTCGTTACCTAGATGCGAAGAAGGCTGATGCGAAGACCCAAGCTCAAAAAGCTGCCAAGGCCTTGAAATCAGGTGCGCCAGCTTTCAAGAAGTCCAAGAAGATACGAACTAAGGTCACATTTCATCGCCCCAGGACATTGAAGAAGGAGAGGAACCCCAAATACCCTCGCATTAGTGCAACTCCAAGGAACAAGCTTGATCATTATCAGATTCTAAAGTATCCTCTCACAACTGAGTTAGCGATGAAGAAGATTGAGGATAACAACACTTTAGTTTTCATTGTTGACATTCGTGCTGATAAGAAGAAGATTAGGGATGCAGTGAAGAAGATGTATGACATTCAGACCAAGAAAGTGAACACTTTAATTAG GCCAGATGGGACAAAGAAAGCTTATGTTAGGTTGACACCAGATTATGATGCTTTGGACGTGGCAAACAAGATCGGCATAATCTAA